The Planctomycetota bacterium DNA window CCTTGTCCCGGAGGGCCATTCCTTCCACCTGTCTAAACGCGGCCGAAGGCCGGTTATTGCCGAAGATTGACAGGTCCCGCCCGCGGGGCTATAAGGGCCTCTGCCATGCGAATCCTTGGTCTGGACCTCGGCGAGCGGCGCGTGGGGGCGGCCGTGAGCGACCCCGAAGGCAAAGTCGCCCATCCCCTCGCGCAACTGGAGCCGACGGGACGCCGGGACCTCGTGGCCCAGGTCGCTCGCCTGGTGTCCGAGCACGGCGTCGAGCGCGTCGTGGTCGGCCTGCCGGTGCGCCTGGACGGGACTCTGGGGAAAGAGGCGCGGCGTGCGGAGGCGACGGTCGAGGCGCTCCGCGCCTCGGTCGGCGTGCCGGTGGCGGTGTGGGACGAGCGGTTCTCGACGCGCCGGGCGGACCGGGCGATGCAGGAGGCCGGCCTGTCGGCCGGGCGCCGACGCGGGAAGCGCGACATGGTGGCGGCCACGCTCATCCTCCAGGCCTACCTCGATGCCGGGGCGCCCTTGGCCTGAGTCTGGCTCGGGGCGATCTCCGGGTGGACTTCCATTCCGCGATCGTCCAGGCAGCGATAGGTCGCGT harbors:
- the ruvX gene encoding Holliday junction resolvase RuvX, giving the protein MRILGLDLGERRVGAAVSDPEGKVAHPLAQLEPTGRRDLVAQVARLVSEHGVERVVVGLPVRLDGTLGKEARRAEATVEALRASVGVPVAVWDERFSTRRADRAMQEAGLSAGRRRGKRDMVAATLILQAYLDAGAPLA